The following proteins are encoded in a genomic region of Apis mellifera strain DH4 linkage group LG14, Amel_HAv3.1, whole genome shotgun sequence:
- the LOC727238 gene encoding histone-lysine N-methyltransferase ash1 isoform X2 — protein sequence MSGDSGWNTVIHHPSELELQNWNWEENDGEQERELPSTVDMDAIKGGGSWDPTTEPNGTDSVDSEEDSDSDDETSGGTEGSCSYSDSNSDSDDESSGDEEEDTGSNSDCTSEHSEQTFSIQKTNFEPGALKLKISMKGPKKEDSEKEKNKRSIPKKVKTNRGGKSSECSSDESDSSENHSTSQHTQQQQQQMQQSQQQQQPQQHPTLQEINQEDLAAILPDQEHEDAPFDGFEDSESGRLVSKAIERMSLGADSDTSENGDQNPVPVYSSTLLQQFVEKTALLSEPRKRRSKLGKKLNDSEYPCVSNVSPDSGIQSVDNSPLHLAISPVSPPTQTQSPVQPVVTKPAVNVDRVLYPPKRKPGRPAKTVSTQPRGPGRPRLKPEIVEKIERIEKTEKTGKTEKIEKKETVSQAVKVTKEETTKRGKTKSTSQKTVATRTDKNEENNSTKKLKEKPTCQKKRTCNVSKQCTPGKVTGKRNNTSSPARVKCLSRSVTNKYGKEGIQCNGGTCKKMRKDKPGIGNKTAPLRRQKQSACERISNDRKVINSNKRSLKENRSSTVPLAKRQASLKKNVAPVTRRVLKENKSTKKTTTGFETNGVGVQTLISLPVGEVLKAEKAENVTNKCDKATQPIHNHCRKHHHHKHRRRLLLPPKNPIRIHPCLIQELEKLIEEFSRLCSLGRNNSNSGYSELPQIFRVKKLTKKRKGGDVTSNDDQKLKRRLKKEKILSGTDSKNNMNANANSNPNEQRLPLKKRHYHVSSPHSSQSSNASGADLAVNEANSTESHIEEAIEATITRYGSSSAFSFQEDSVPVTPKKRHRDTETGSPDKSNATSSDLLEEKPLSQIEVQPRRKKKIVKDLRVTVTKLPVESHGILEKSDKMDKTEKADSKAEKSEKYSTDRSSKYRAEKNRSEKIVAERMIKSDKNQSDKIEKRDLSPEHVRLEKNIKIDAPEFNTTESFDESEIKPAQNNLNSNVPNPLNSAAVLVLTKKKMRRRKAINRTGFPTLKKKKKRSLNANDTSTDASKTMVLSNEDGTDVGANGENSTKEGIEDSVVDSKTSVLSNTELQNVFTDELSTKHISNAIQNRVQSKVDSIANRENSNSSKSETNSHVRSEELSEPRSGQLRVRKDLVETDNDNTLNKLCPVKFEKIQDSKPYDENASLEESLEKFTSNQRVTELNEENVKRFERANSQTNIKTENSNSFNGNQKKRRGSSSPCNLTPRNIKRLRSSGYDMENDILPNSDINDDHEEYGKDIEGKIRGNIENNNATGRNKVVCETTESASATLLSTTYQCGKLLRQRKMPFQLPYDLWWLHTQSRLPSRESVPSWNYKKIRTNVYYDVKPTTLYEAQACECKPESGCGDDCINRMVFSECSPQLCPCGDKCENQKIQKHEWAPGLQKFMTEDKGWGVRTQQSIKSGVFILEYVGEVVSEREFKSRMATRYANDTHHYCLHLDGGLVIDGHRMGGDGRFVNHSCEPNCEMQKWSVHGLPRMALFASRDIKPGEELTYDYNFALFNPSEGQECRCGSNACRGVIGGKSQRVSKSITSIPSQLEPTERRSVGRPRKNVRKSNAVQSVNSKGMCKSRKVGDSNLIHAPALKPMSHQQRCFAQQHHCFLLRNLEKVRRVKLLVNQVQMQNGKVKCGNATTVKEKSSGDAKIQSDAFFSQLTALTNINTRTVRTRRLAQAQDDPEVNKTAKLAKVLKDLYSIVATAKDENDQLLCTPFITLPSKRKLPDYYEKISDPIDLSTIDQCIGTGHYKTAEHFDHDMIKLFDNNVRFFGRTSEMGIAAARLRKLYLGSKPDFVDAITEATGCPPSQGFLPPRGSTAGEEDVIRCICGLHRDEGLMIQCERCLVWQHCDCVKADTSIESYLCERCHPRPVDLEIPLEGDEEEEGKKHYVTLMRGDLQLRQGDTVYVLRDTPEKHTYKTIQKPDYEQMDIFRIERLWKNAEGERFVFGHHYLRPHETYHEPTRKFYENEVVCAPLYEAVPCDLVAERCWVLDPHTYCKGRPVGSTPEHTYVCEYRVDRAARLFTKVARARHQVCTKPYAFETFPQRIKHYRTYLPHSLEGIQIGSKMNKEKKKSNNQDVDNNQKSESNENAKTHTKDQQKSSTSKNRRRSNEILPIVTPATSYAQREEQRRRLNNILIGLLQKMPNKKDPLDLSFLLERNRRNRKRPGGLNP from the exons ATGTCTGGTGATTCAGGATGGAATACTGTTATTCACCATCCTTCAGAATTAGAATTACAGAATTGGAATTGGGAAGAAAACGATGGAGAACAAGAAAGGGAGCTCCCTTCAACTGTTGATATGGATGCTATAAAGGGTGGTGGTAGCTGGGATCCAACTACTGAACCTAATg gaacaGATTCGGTTGATTCCGAAGAAGATTCAGATTCCGACGACGAAACCTCTGGCGGTACAGAAGGTAGTTGTTCTTATTCAGATTCGAATTCGGATTCAGACGACGAAAGTAGCGGTGACGAGGAAGAAGATACAGGATCCAATTCGGATTGTACATCGGAACATAGCGAACAAACATTTTCCattcaaaaaacaaattttgaaccg GGAGcgcttaaattaaaaatcagtaTGAAAGGTCCAAAAAAAGAGGAttcggaaaaagaaaaaaataaaagaagcataccaaaaaaagttaaaacgaatcgaggaggaaag tCATCAGAATGCAGTAGTGATGAGTCTGACTCATCCGAAAATCATTCAACTTCACAACATACacagcaacaacagcaacaaatGCAACAAtctcaacaacaacaacagccaCAACAGCATCCAACTCTTCAAGAGATTAATCAAGAAGATTTGGCGGCTATTTTACCAGATCAAGAGCACGAAGATGCTCCATTTGATGGATTTGAAGATTCAGAAAGTGGTCGGTTAGTATCGAAAGCTATCGAGAGAATGTCTCTCGGTGCAGATTCGGATACGAGTGAAAATGGTGATCAAAATCCTGTACCTGTGTATAGTTCCACTTTATTACAACAATTTGTAGAAAAAACAGCTCTGTTATCAGAACCAAGAAAAAGGCGGAGTAAgttaggaaaaaaattgaatgattcaGAATATCCTTGCGTTTCGAATGTATCTCCAGATTCAGGAATTCAATCGGTAGATAATAGTCCGTTACATTTGGCAATTAGTCCTGTAAGTCCTCCAACACAGACTCAATCACCGGTGCAACCTGTTGTTACAAAACCTGCAGTAAATGTAGATCGTGTTTTATATCCACCTAAACGAAAACCTGGTAGGCCAGCAAAGACAGTATCTACGCAACCCCGTGGACCTGGTAGGCCAAGATTAAAGCCAGAAATTGtagaaaagatagaaagaatagaaaaaacagaaaaaactggaaaaactgaaaaaattgaaaagaaggaAACTGTTTCCCAAGCAGTAAAAGTcacaaaagaagaaacaactaAAAGAGGGAAAACAAAATCTACATCACAAAAAACTGTTGCAACTCGAAcagataaaaatgaagaaaataattcaactaaaaaattaaaagagaaaccAACTTGCCAAAAGAAACGGACTTGCAATGTTTCTAAACAGTGTACGCCGGGAAAAGTAACTGGAAAGAGGAATAATACAAGTTCCCCAGCGCGTGTCAAGTGCCTAAGTAGATCTGTTACGAATAAGTATGGAAAAGAGGGAATTCAATGCAATGGTGGGACGTGTAAGAAAATGAGGAAAGATAAACCTGGAATAGGAAATAAGACAGCTCCTTTACGGCGACAAAAACAATCGGCTTGTGAACGAATTTCGAACGATAGGaaagtaattaattcgaataaaagaaGTTTAAAAGAGAATAGAAGTAGTACTGTTCCCTTAGCTAAAAGACAAGcatcattaaagaaaaatgttgcaCCAGTTACGCGACGTGtattgaaagaaaacaaaagtaCTAAAAAAACAACAACTGGATTTGAAACAAATGGTGTTGGAGTTCAGACTCTAATATCTTTACCTGTTGGTGAAGTATTAAAGGCTGAAAAAGCTGAAAATGTAACCAATAAATGCGATAAGGCGACGCAGCCTATACATAATCATTGTCGCAAACATCATCATCACAAACATAGAAGACGATTATTGTTACCACCTAAAAATCCTATACGTATCCATCCATGTCTCAttcaagaattagaaaaattgatagaagaattttcaagattGTGTAGTTTAGGtagaaataattcaaactCTGGATATTCTGAATTACCCCAAAtttttcgtgtaaaaaaattaacaaaaaagagaaagggaggggatGTTACCTCAAACGATgatcagaaattaaaaagacgccttaaaaaagagaagattcTGTCGGGAAcagattcaaaaaataatatgaatgcaAATGCGAATTCAAATCCAAACGAACAAAGGttaccattaaaaaaaaggcaTTATCATGTATCCAGTCCTCATAGTTCACAAAGTTCGAATGCAAGTGGCGCCGATTTGGCTGTTAATGAAGCGAACTCTACTGAAAGTCATATAGAAGAAGCAATCGAAGCTACAATAACGAGATATGGAAGTAGTTCTGCCTTCTCTTTCCAAGAAGATTCTGTACCTGTTACTCCTAAGAAGAGGCATAGGGATACCGAAACTGGTAGTCCTGATAAGTCAAATGCAACATCTTCCGATTTATTGGAAGAAAAACCCTTGAGCCAAATAGAAGTACAACCGcgtcgtaaaaagaaaattgtcaaGGACCTTCGCGTGACAGTTACAAAATTACCTGTTGAAAGTCatggaattttagaaaaatccgACAAAATGGATAAAACTGAGAAAGCTGATAGTAAAGCAGAAAAATCCGAGAAATATTCCACTGATAGAAGTTCAAAATATCGtgcagaaaaaaatagaagtgaGAAAATAGTTGCAGAGAGAATGATAAAAAGCGATAAAAATCAAagcgataaaattgaaaaaagagatcTCTCGCCAGAACATGTTCGCttggaaaagaatataaaaatcgatgcACCGGAATTTAATACAACGGAAAGCTTTGATGAAAGTGAAATTAAACCAGCACAAAACAATCTCAATTCAAATGTTCCAAATCCTTTGAATTCTGCTGCTGTATTAGTTTTgactaagaaaaaaatgagacgGCGGAAAGCTATCAATCGTACAGGTTTTCCgacattaaaaaagaagaagaaaagatcttTAAATGCAAATGATACATCGACGGATGCATCAAAAACTATGGTTCTAAGCAATGAAGATGGTACAGATGTCGGTGCTAATGGTGAAAATTCAACAAAAGAAGGAATCGAAGATTCAGTAGTTGACAGTAAAACAAGTGTGTTAAGCAATACTGAGTTACAAAATGTATTTACTGATGAACTTTCGACTAAACATATTAGCAATGccatacaaaatcgagttcaGTCAAAAGTTGATTCAATTGCAAAtcgagaaaattcaaattcatcaaAGTCGGAAACGAATAGTCATGTTCGATCTGAAGAACTTTCAGAACCTCGATCAGGTCAATTGCGAGTTCGGAAAGATCTTGTAGAAACAGATAATGACAAtacattgaataaattatgtcctgttaaatttgaaaaaattcaagattcaAAACCATACGATGAAAATGCATCTTTAGAAGAATCCCTTGAAAAATTCACTTCAAATCAACGCGTTACGGAATTAAACGAAGAGAATGTAAAAAGATTTGAGCGTGCAAATTCCCAAACGAATATCAAAacggaaaattcaaattcttttaatgGCAATCAGAAAAAACGAAGAGGATCTTCGAGCCCTTGTAATTTGACTCCTAGAAACATAAAACGTTTACGAAGTTCTGGTTATGATATGGAGAATGACATTTTGCCTAATAGCGACATTAACGATGATCACGAG GAATATGGTAAAGATATTGAAGGAAAAATACGTGgtaacattgaaaataataatgccaCTGGAAGAAACAAAGTTGTATGTGAAACTACCGAGTCTGCATCTGCTACGTTATTGTCTACCACATATCAATGCGGTAAGCTTTTACGACAAAGAAAAATGCCATTTCAATTGCCATATGATTTGTGGTGGTTACATACACAATCTAGATTACCTAGCAGAGAATCAGTTCCATCTTGGAATTACAA AAAAATTCGTACTAACGTATATTACGATGTCAAACCTACTACACTTTATGAAGCGCAAGCTTGCGAATGCAAGCCGGAAAGCGGTTGCGGAGATGATTGTATCAATCGTATGGTTTTCAGCGAATGTTCTCCACAGCTTTGTCCTTGTGGTGATAAATGCGAGAatcagaaaattcaaaaacacgAATGGGCACCGGGTTTACAAAAATTCATGACAGAGGATAAAGGTTGGGGTGTAAGAACACAACAATCTATCAAATCAGGtgtttttattcttgaatatGTTGGAGAAGTTGTTTCtgaaagagaatttaaatcTAGAATGGCAACCAG ATATGCCAATGATACGCACCATTATTGCTTACATCTTGATGGAGGTTTAGTAATTGATGGTCATCGTATGGGTGGTGATGGAAGATTCGTAAATCATTCTTGTGAACCTAATTGTGAGATGCAAAAATGGAGTGTCCATGGTCTTCCACGAATGGCACTATTCGCTTCTAGAGACATTAAACCAGGAGAGGAATTGacatatgattataattttgcacTTTTTAATCCATCTGAGGGACAAGAATGTAGATGCGGTAGTAACGCCTGTAGAGGAGTGAttg GTGGGAAGAGTCAAAGAGTTTCTAAAAGTATCACTTCTATTCCGTCGCAATTAGAACCGACAGAAAGACGATCGGTTGGAAGACCaagaaaaaatgtaagaaaatcTAATGCAGTACAATCTGTAAATTCGAAAGGCATGTGTAAATCTCGAAAAGTAGgcgattctaatttaattcatgCCCCTGCATTAAAACCTATGTCTCATCAACAAAGATGTTTTGCTCAGCAACATCATTGCttcttattaagaaatttagaaaaagtaaGACGAGTTAAGTTATTAGTAAATCAAGTACAAATGCAAAATGGTAAAGTAAAATGTGGTAATGCAACTActgtaaaagaaaagagttCAGGTGATGCTAAAATTCAATCTGATGCATTTTTCTCACAATTAACTgctttaacaaatataaatacacgtACTGTACGAACTCGACGACTAGCTCAAGCTCAAGATGATCCAGAAGTGAATAAAACTGCAAAATTAGCTAAg gtaTTGAAAGATCTATATAGTATAGTAGCTACTGcaaaagatgaaaatgatCAATTATTATGTACACCATTTATCACATTACCttcaaagagaaaattacctgactattatgaaaaaatatcagatCCTATAGATTTATCAACAATCGATCAATGTATTGGTACAGGCCATTATAAAACTGCAGAACATTTTGATCATGATATGATTAAACTTTTTGATAACAATGTAAGATTCTTTGGGAGAACTTCTGAAATGGGTATTGCTGCAGCTAGACtaagaaaattatacttgGGAAGTAAACCTGATTTCGTGGATGCAATAACGGAAGCAACTGGTTGTCCACCATCTCAAGGTTTCTTACCTCCTCGTGGTTCAACCGCGGGTGAAGAAGATGTTATCAGATGTATTTGTGGTTTACATAG GGATGAGGGATTGATGATTCAATGCGAACGCTGTCTCGTATGGCAACATTGTGATTGCGTTAAAGCTGATACGAGCATAGAATCTTACTTGTGTGAAAGATGTCATCCACGACCCGTGGATTTAGAAATACCATTAGAAGGTgatgaggaagaagaaggcaaAAAACATTATGTTACTTTGATGCGGGGTGACTTACAACTTAGACAAGGAGATACCGTATATGTTTTAAGAGATACTCCAGAAAAACATACATACAAAACAATTCAAAAACCTGATTATGAACAAAtggatatatttagaattgagAGACTCTGGAAAAACGCAga AGGTGAAAGATTTGTATTTGGTCATCATTATTTAAGACCACATGAAACGTATCACGAACcaacaagaaaattttatgaaaatgaagtTGTGTGTGCTCCACTTTATGAAGCTGTTCCATGTGATTTAGTTGCTGAACGCTGTTGGGTCCTCGATCCTCATACGTATTGTaaag gaCGGCCGGTTGGTTCTACACCAGAGCATACTTACGTTTGCGAATATCGCGTTGATCGGGCTGCTCGACTATTTACAAAAGTTGCCAGAGCTAGACATCAAGTTTGTACGAAGCCTTATGCATTTGAAACTTTTCCACAACGCATTAAGCATTATCGTACATATTTG cCTCATAGTCTTGAAGGAATTCAAATAGGaagtaaaatgaataaagaaaaaaagaagtctAATAATCAAGATGttgataataatcaaaaatctgaatcgaatgaaaatgCAAAAACGCACACTAAAGATCAACAAAAATCTTCTACGAGCAAAAATAGACGtcgatcgaatgaaattttacctATTGTCACACCCGCTACATCATATGCCCAG agAGAAGAACAAAGAAGAcgattgaacaatattttaatcggaCTATTACAAAAAATGCCGAATAAAAAGGATCCCTTAGATTTgtcatttttattagaaaggaATAGACGAAATCGTAAAAGGCCAGGGGGATTAAATCCGTGA